GTCGACACGCCCTTCCACCTGCCGCTGCGGCTGCGCTTCGGGCGGCAGGAGATGCTGATCGCCAACGAGCGCCTGGTGGGGGTGGCGGCGTGGACCAACGTCGGGCGCACCTTCGACGGCGCGCGGGCCACGCTCCTGGCCGCGAGGACGCTGACCGTCGACGCGTGGGCGCACCGCCTGTCGGCGCCGAGCGTGGGCGCCACGGAATCACAGAACTTCTACGGCGCGTGGGCCACGTGGACGCCGGTGCCCGCCGTGGCCGCAGACCTGTTCGCGCTGCGCGACGACAACACCGGGCGCATCCGCGCCGGCGTGGACCTGGGGGAGCGCATCCTCGGCCGCTACACCTTCGGCGGCAACCTGCGGGGAGCGCTGGGCCGGCTGGCGGTGGAGCTGGAGGGCGCGGGGCAGACGGGGCGCGGCGCGTCGAGCGATTCGACGCCGCGGCGGGAGATCCGCGCGTTCATGGGGAGCGTGACCGCGAGCGCCGCGCTGCTGCCGCGGACGCAGACGCGGCTGGGCGGCGTGCTCACCGTCCTCAGCGGCGACGACTCGCCCACGGACGGCCGCGACGAGCGCTTCAGCACGCTCTTCGGCAGCAACCACAAGTACTACGGGACGGCGGACATCGTCCCCGAGGTGATCGGCCCGCAGGGGCTGGTGGACGCCGGCGTCACGCTGTCGCACGCGCCGATTCCGGCGGTGCGGCTGCTGCTGGAGGGCCATCGCTTCCTCCCGCAGCGGGGCGATGGCGCGTGGGGCACCGAGGCCGACCTGACGGCCGCCTGGCGCGCCGCGCCGCCCTTCGAGGTCAGCGGCGGCGCCTCGCTGTTCGCGCCGGGATCGCGGCTCGAGGCGCGGCTGGGCAGCTCGACCCGCTACTGGGCGTACCTCCAGGG
This region of Longimicrobium sp. genomic DNA includes:
- a CDS encoding alginate export family protein encodes the protein MTRRFAQAILVSAITLVSSPLAAQDSARAEVPRVSVTGQIRLRSEWDDRHVLADEQVTVHLLRTRLRATARPLAWITVLGELQDARFLGEGDPAQGRGTTDADAPQLDMHQAYAQVDTPFHLPLRLRFGRQEMLIANERLVGVAAWTNVGRTFDGARATLLAARTLTVDAWAHRLSAPSVGATESQNFYGAWATWTPVPAVAADLFALRDDNTGRIRAGVDLGERILGRYTFGGNLRGALGRLAVELEGAGQTGRGASSDSTPRREIRAFMGSVTASAALLPRTQTRLGGVLTVLSGDDSPTDGRDERFSTLFGSNHKYYGTADIVPEVIGPQGLVDAGVTLSHAPIPAVRLLLEGHRFLPQRGDGAWGTEADLTAAWRAAPPFEVSGGASLFAPGSRLEARLGSSTRYWAYLQGQWDF